The nucleotide window CCGGGCAGGATGGGAATGACCACGCCCGCCACTCCCACGGCGATGGCCAAGCCACAGATCACGGTGACAAGAATTTCCCAGTCCATGCCCTCAAGCATGCCACCGCACGGAGCGGCGCCCTTGTATGCACAACGCCGGAATACTAAGGTTGCTTATGAAGTCGCCTTAGGGCCCTGACATCAGGAGGCACCATGAGTACACCAGGAACAGGGAACGACGATCGGGACTACCGCCCCAGGCATGCGGATGAGTCCTCCACTCCGGACGCTGGGGATTCCCGGCGTCGTGACGCACGCACATCAGACGCCGAAACACGTGCGATCAACGTTGACCGTAACAACGACGGCATTGACGACCGCTCCCAGCGCGATGACCGCTCCAGCCACACAGCGGCCGTCCCGGTGTCACACACCAGCGACCGCAACGACCGCGACCGCCGTGGGAGAGACCTCGATCCTGACGACAACCGGGACTATGACCGCGACCGCGACGTCACGCCGGTTCCCGTCGGAGCGGAGCGGGATGCGCTTCATCAGCGCGAGAAAGAGACGTTCGGCGGCATGAAGTTCGGCGCCGCCTTCTTCGGCTGGCTGACTGCCACCGGCATGGCAGTCATTCTCACCGCGCTGGTGGCGGCCGCGGGCGCAGCGTTCGGCCTTTCGACCAACACCAGCCTGAATGAAGCGACCAACCAGGCGTCTGAGAGTGCCCAGACTGCCGGAATCACCAGCGCCATCATCCTCCTTGTCATCCTCCTTCTTTCCTACTTCGCCGGCGGATATGTTGCAGGGCGCATGTCCCGGTTCAACGGTGCCAAGCAGGGTATTGCGGTCTGGCTGTGGGCGATCATCATTGCCATCCTCGTTGCCATCCTCGGCCTCATTTTCGGATCGCAGTTCGACGTCCTGGCGAATCTGAACAGCTTCCCCCGCCTGCCCCTGAATGAGGGCGCGCTGACCACTGCCGGCATCATCGCCGTCGTCGTCGCGCTGCTTGCAGCGCTGGCCGGTGCGGTATTGGGCGGACTGGCCGGTATGCGGTATCACCGCAAGATCGACCGCACGGACTACGACGCCATCGACAACCGGTAGCCCCATCGGAAGTTTTGTGCAGCTCCGGTGACTCCCAGAGATGGGAAGTCGCCGGAGCTGCACAAAACTTCCCGAGGGTTAGCTGATCAGCGCCTGTGTTGAGTTCACCTTCAACATGGCATTGGCCCAGCGCATCTGCCGCAGGGTCTGGGGATGGCACCGCTTCGTCACATCGAGGAGATCCGTGTGCTTGATCCCCTGCGCCGCCTGGGCCAGCATCTCCCAGTCCACTGATACGCCGGATGCTTTCATGTAGATCTCCCGCAGGTCCCGCAGCATCAGTAATGCCGGAGCGCTCCGCCGCCCGAGAATATCGCTTCCCGCCTCGCGGACCTTCTCAGCCAGGTTGAACTCATGGCGTGGCTCGGGATCGAGGTTTTGACCGTACTGCTTGCCGATCTCCGCGATCTCCCGGACGTGGTCCTGTGACCACCTCGCGAGGTCCCTGCCCAGATGGTAGATCTCGTGATCCACCTTGTTCCGCTCGGAGACCTGCAGCAGTTCGAGTGCAAGGTCATTCTCCGAGCGATGCAGCTCGTGAAGCACCAGGCCGATTTTCATCGTTGCCCTTCCGTCCCAGCGCCGTTCAGCGTCTCCTGAACCTCGGCGTTATGCGAGCCCTTTGTTTCCCGACCGATCGGGCGGATGGGAGCGGACGCCGTCGTCGTCGGCGCTGCGGAAGGCCCCTTGCCGGATTTGAGCTTCCGTATGCTTGCTGCCGCCGTTTTGAAGATCGGCTGTTTCGACGCCGGATCCCAGTCAGTGATAGTCAGCTCGTTTGCAGCCCTGCCGGCCTTGTCCGGTTTGTGGCCGCCGTCGGTGTCCCAGTAACCGTAATGGAAGGGCAGGAAGAGCACGCCGTCGCGGATGCCGCTGATCCTCACCTTCGCCTCAACCGATCCGCGGGGAGTGGACACCCGGGTCAGGTCTCCCTCTGCGATGCCGAACGCCTTGGCATCGTGGTCCGACATCTCCACCCACACCTCGGGAGCGGCGGCCTGAAGCTGCGGTGCCCGCGCCGTCTTGGTCCGGGTATGGAAGTGGTAGAGGGTTCGCCCGGTGATGAGCTGGAACGGGTACTTCCCGCTTGGAATCTCGTGTGGCGGCATATATTCAGCCGCCTTGATGATTGCCTTGCCCTCAGGGTTCATGGCCTTGTACTCGTCCGGTTCGAGCGGGGCACCGGTCACGAGGTCTCGCCCGTAGCTTTCGCAGTACTCCGGCGAACTCCAGAATTTGCCGTCGGCATAGATACGTTCGGAACCTTCCGGGTTTTCCTCATTGCACGGCCACTGGATTCCGGAGCCTCCGCGGAGCTTTTCATAGGTTATGCCGGTGTAGTCGCACGGACGGCCCCGCGTGCATTCCTTCCAGGCCTCGAAGGCGGACTCCGGATCATGCCAGGTGACCAGCGGTTGGCCGTCCTTATCCCGGAGGTCCAGCCGCCGGGCGTACTCGAGGAAGATGTCGAGATCGGACTTGGCATCCCCGGGCGGATCGACGGCCTTCTCGGAAATATGCACGGTCCGATCCACATTGGTGAAGGTTCCGGTCTTTTCTCCCCAGGTCGCAGCAGGAAGGACGACGTCGGCCAGTTGCGCGGTCTCGGACAGGAAGATGTCCTGAACCACCAGGAACAGGCGGTCCTGCGTCAATATGGAACGCACCCGCTGCAGTTCCGGCAGCGAAACGGCCGGATTGGTGCCGCTGACCCATAGCATGCGGATGGATCCGTCCTCGACGTACCGCATCATCTGCATGACGTGCGTGGGCGGCGAGTAATGCGGAATCTCCATGGGATCCACGTTCCAGACCTTGGCGAGATCTTCCACGTGGGCGTCGTTGGACCAGTTACGGAAGGCCGGGAGATCACCGTCGCCGCCGCATTCGCGGGTGTTCTGTGCGGTGGGCTGGCCGTTCATCTGCAGGATCCCGCAGCCGGGCTTGCCCAGCATTCCCCGGATGATATTGATGTTGTTGACCTGGACGGCTGCCGCCGTGGCCTGGTTGGACTGATAGAAGCCCTGAAGCACAGTGGACAACAGCCGCTCAGCCCGCCCGATGATGCCCGCCGCTTCCCGGATCCGGTCAGCCGGTACATCGCAGATGTGTTCCACCACCTCCGGCGGGTACTCCTTGACCCGCTTCTCGAGTTCGCTGAAGCCGACGGCGTGGGCCTGGATGTAATCGGAGTCAATCCAGCCGTTGGCGATGATCTCGTGGAGCAGCCCGTTCATGAGGGCCACGTTGGTCCCCGGGCGTGGAGCGAGGTGCACCGTTGCGGCCTTGGCAACCGGGGTCAGGCGTGGATCCACGCAGATGATCTGCGGCGGGTTGGGGCCGGCAAGGCGGTCAAGAACCCGGGTCCAGAGAACCGTCTGCGTTTCAGCCATGTTGTGACCGTAGAGTGCAATCACATCAGCGTGATCGATGTCCGTGTAGGAACCGGGCTGGCCATCACATGCGAACGATTCCTTCAGCGCTGCGGCCGCGGTGGCGGTGCACAGTCGGGTATTGCCGTCCACGTGGTTGGTGCCGAGTCCGCCGTGCGCAACGATGCCGAGGGTGTAGTACTCCTCAGCGAACAGCTGGCCTGTGGTGTAGAAGCCGATTGCACTGGCGCCCTGCTCATCGAGCAGGTCCCGGGTCTTCCCCACGATCCTGTCCATCGCGGTGTCCCAGTCCGTCTCGACAAGCTTTCCGCGCTTGCGGATGAGCGGCTTGGTCAGCCGGTCCGGAGACGAGTTGGCCTGCCAGCCATACAGGTCCTTGGGCCCGAGGCGTCCATGGTTGACGCGGTCATCAGCCCTCCCGCGGACTCCGGCGATTCGGTCATCCTTCACGGCGATGTCCAGCGCATCACCGTTGGAGTGGAGAATGGATGCGGTCTGTACCCACCGATCAACATCCCCTGCCTGGAGCCCCTCCTCCAGGTGCATATCCACCCGAACAGGCCACGGCTCACCCGACGCGTAGGGGGTCCGCGTTCCCCATGGTTCAGCGATGCGGTCCTTCTTGCTCATGCACTCGCCTCCAGTTCTTCAGTAAAGATTGCTGGGCGTACCGGTCGCCGGAAGGCACCAGCGCTCTTCTCGGTGGGTCCTCTCTGACCGTATCGAAGCCCGCAGGACCCTACAAGGGCGGGCTGTGGCGATGAAACCTCGCTTCGGCGTGCCTGCGCCGGAGAGCGCCGACGGAATTTCCCGCCTTTGGCAGCTTCGATCCGGCATAGGGAACGCCGCCGGTCAGCCGCAGAAACAGGGCCACCCAGACGGTCAGCATGCGCTCTGCCAGCCACGCCGGCGCCCACAGCGCAGCCGACGCGTTGAAAACCAGCCTGCCGCCCCGCCGTCGTCGTCCTGTTTCTGCCAAACCAACGACGACGGCGGCAACCGCCGGGAAGGCAATCGCACCGTAGCGGTGCACCAGCAGGATCAGCGCGGGAAGCAGGGACAGCTCCAGGAGGAGCCGCGGGGGTTGGGCGAAGTCGTCGTAGGCCTGCCGGATCCGTTGGCGGCGGAAGTGGCCGGCGGCAGGCGGGATCCTTCCGACGAAGAGGTCATCCGCGCGGATTTGCTTCCCGCCCGCCGCGCGCACGGTGCGCAGGAGTTCGAGGTTTTCGAACAGGACGTCGCCGTCATAGCCTCCGGTAGCTCTCAGGGTGGAGCGGCGCACGCCCACGGTGCCCGGGAAATCTGAGCCCAGCACGCGGTTGAGCAGCGTTCGGCCGGTATCCCAGCGGGCATGCCACGGAAGGGTGAGGAAGTAATTCTGGGGGCGGACGACGTCGGCTTCGTCAAGCAGCTCCATCATCCGGCGGAATGCAGGCGGATCGTAGCGGACGTCGTCATCGGCAATGATGATCCGTTCGCAGGACGCCTCTGCCAGTCCGGTCAGCACTCCGGCCACTTTGCCGTTGCGGCAGGTGAACCGCGGGCGGAGATGGCGAACCGTGGGCGGGAGGGCCGAGGCATGCCGGGCAAACAGTTCATCCGGCGACCCATCCACCACGAGCACCTCGGCCTGCTGCGCAACCTTGCCGAGGTACACGGCGAGCGCGGCCAGTCCGCAGTCCTCCGTCCACCGCAGCGGCAGGATGTAGGTCGCTGCGGGCGGTGTCATGTCCGAGCGGGCGCGGTTATCCGGAGGGACGACTCACCTTTCTCCCAGGTGGCGATGATGTGCTCACCGAGCATGCCGTCGAGCGCGAGGGCAGCCGTTGCTCCGAAGTAGACATCCTCGAGCAGTTCCGGCTCGGCCTCCACCAGTCCGCCGGCGAGGTCCCGTCCTGCGATCTGCTCATGGACGGCGTCGGCCTCGACATGCTCGTCGAAGTACCAGGTAACGTCCTCGTCGAATCCGAGCCTCCGGAAACCGTTTCCGTAGAGGCGGTTGGGCTGGGACGAGGTCATCTCATACGCTGCGAGGTGTCCCACGATGGCGCCGCGCAGCCGTCGGTGCAGGCCGAACAGCGACATCATGTTGGATGAGGCAAGGGTCAGGGCAGGTACGGCGTCAACGTAGTGACCGTAGGTGTCATCGAGTCCCACCCCGCGCATGGTGCGTGCGAAGAGCGCTGAATGCATCCGGTCCGGCCGCCCGCCGCCGTATTCATCGGCCTGTATTTCCACCATTGCCGCCTTGGCCCGCCCGTTCAGCCGCGGGATGGCCCAGGTGTGGGGGTCTCCTTCCTTGAGCTGGTAGACCGATTTGTGGATCAGGAACTCCTGCGCCTGCTCCAGGGTTGCCTTCTTCGCGACGAACCGGGACACGCTTGGCCCGGTATCAGCCGCGGCGAGTTCGAAGAGAACGGCTGCCACGCCATCGGAATCGCGCGGTTCCAGCGAGGGGAGGTCGACGGCGGCGCGCAGGGCCGATTCGAAGTCCCGCTCGATCTCCCGGCGAACTGCAAGGGGGCCGGGCTCCCATTCCCAGTCGGGGTGCGCTCCATCGATGCCACCGTAATGCAGCTCGTAGAGGCAGAAAAGGGTGAGCTGAAGGTCATCATCCGCCAGTATTCCGGAGGAGCCGCCAAGCCCGTTGCCCACCGCGTTCTGCAACGTTTCAATGCCCTCGGCGTGTGGCTCCTGCGGAAGCAACTCCAGCAACGCCGTGCTCGCAACCCCGCGTGGTTCAGGACTCCTCATGGCAAACCCTCTCTACCCAGGTGGGCCGACGCCGTCGTCCCCATCAACAACCTGATGCTAAGCCTACTGTCTAGTTGAGCGGAGCGGGCACCGGGGCCGAGCGGGCACCGAACAGCCCGCCGCAATGGGGCGCAGCGGGCCGTTCGCCGGGAATGTGGGCCTACTCCTTGTGCAGCTTGTCCTGCATGCTTCCGGCCATCTTCTCCATGGTGTTCGGCAGCTCAGTTGTCCCGTAGAACCGCGAATCGGGATGAGTGGGAGGCGGCATGGGCGCCGACGTCGTCGGGCCCTCGTGGTAGGTGAATTCGCCATGCCCGTCCGGGGTGGGACCGGACGCCCACGCACCTTCCGCGGCGGCCTTCCCATCGGAGAAATTCTGGAATTGGTAGGACACGCTTCGCTCCTCTTTGTTGAGCGGGAAGTTGCTCGGCACAGGAAGGCTTTCCGACCCTTCTTCCTGCAATTCGCGAGCCGCTGCGATCCACTGGTTCTGGTGCATGGTGTCACGCGCGAGGAGGAAGGAGAGCATGTCCCGGATGCCGTGATCATCGGTCATATGGTAGAGCCGAGCCACCTGGAGCCTGCCCTGCATTTCGGCGTTGGCGTTGGCGGTGAAGTCGGCCAGCAGGTTGCCGCTCGCCGTGATGTAGCTGCCGGACCAGGGGTTGCCCATGCTGTCAACCGGACGGGCACCCGCGCCGGCAACAATCGCCTGCTGCATGTCAGTACCACCCACCACGGCGGCAATCGCCGGATCGGACTGGACGGCCTCGTCGGTGATGCCCAGGGGTGCTTTCTCAAGCAGTTGGGCGATCATGGTCGCCAGCATCTCAACGTGGCCAAACTCTTCGGAACCGATTCCGAAAAGCAGGTCGCGGTACTTGCCGGGTATATGGGTATTCCATGCCTGAAAGCTGTACTGCATGGCTACGGTAATCTCACCGTATTGCCCGCCGAGAACCTCCTGCAGCTTTCTGGCGTACACGGCATCGGGCTTGTCGGGTGTGGACTTGAACTGCAATTCCTGCTTGTGGAAGAACACGGGGAAACCTCCGTGATTGCGGCTCCGGGTCTGTTCGGCCAACTCATCTGTCCGGGCTGGAGAGCGCGGAACCTCGTTCCTCGACGCTAACCCGGGCACCCAGCGGAGGGGAAGTGATAAGCACGCTTATTTTTTCCTGGCCCGCGTCCCAAGGATTTTCCAAGGTCTGCTCGCCATAGTGAAAGCGCAGGACAGAGACGGGCGAGACCACCTTCTCCTCCTGCCGGCACTGGCATTGCCAGAGCCCCCCCGAGCGGGGCCGTCCCGTTTCCCCGACTGAGACGGCCCCGCCCGGGAATCACTCCGGACACTTCTTCCCGAACGCTCTAACGCCGGCACACTTCGGGTTACGGCGTCGGGCTTCCGCCGTTAACGTTCAGGGTCTCGCCGAGCACGTAACTCGATTCGGGTGATGCGAGGAAGACGTACGCCGGCGCAAGTTCGGTGGGCTGGCCGGCGCGCCCCAGCGGGGTGTCCTTTCCGAACTCGGGCAGCGCATCCTTTGGCTGCCCGTCCGATACCTGCAGCGGTGTCCAGAACGGACCGGGGGCGACGGCGTTCACGCGGATGCCGCGCGGCGCCAGCTGCTGCGCGAGGCCCTTGGTGAAGTTGTTGATCGCAGCTTTGGTGCTGGCGTAGTCGAGGAGCGTCGGTGACGGGTTGTACGCCTGGATCGACGTGGTGTTGATGATGCTCGATCCGGCCGGCAGGTGCTTCAACGCTTCCCGCGTGATGCGGAAGAACGAGTAGATGTTCGTCTTGAATGTGTGGTCAAGCTGCTCGTCGTCGATGTCTTCAAGCCGCTCCACCGCGATCTGCTTGCCCGCGTTGTTGACGAGGATGTCAAGGCCGCCGAGGCCCTCCACCGCCCGTGTCACCAGGTCCTTGCAGAACTCTCCGTCCTTGATGTCGCCGGGCAGCTTCACCGCCGTGCGTCCACACTCTTCAATCAGGCGGACAATCTCGTCAGCGTCCGCCTCCTCCTCGGGAAGGTAGGAAAGCGCGACGTCGGCGCCTTCCCGTGCGAACGCAATGGCCACTGCCGCACCGATGCCGGAATCAGCTCCCGTGATGAGGGCTTTCCTGCCCTCAAGGCGGCCGGTGCCGCGGTACGACTCTTCGCCGCGGTCTGTCTGCGGCTCAAGATTCTGGTCCAGTCCAGGCTCCGGCTGGTCCTGTTTAGGCGGGGAAATCTCGGGGAACCTGGTGACGGGGTTCTGGAAGGTGTACTGGTCTTTCGATGCGTTGCTCACGATTTCCTCCTGGCAATCCGGGCAGTCGGTGTAACGCCTCCCTTGAGGGCGAACCGAAGGAAGACTAGGCTCACATGCAAAGGTAAGCCTACTTATCACACTATGCCGGACCCGCTAAGGGCTTCAAGGCCGAACAGGGAGGCGCGCATGACGCTGATTGGTTTTCACGCATCACACGAGCAAAATACACCGTCGCAGCTACTCGAGGATGTCCAGCTCGCTGAGCAGGCCGGGTTCGAGGCCGCCATGTGCTCCGATCACTTTGAGCCATGGTCACGGGCACAAGGCCATTCCGCCTTCGCCTGGTCCTGGCTCGGGGCCGCGCTCGCCACCACCCGCCTGCGCTTCGGCGTTGTCTCCGCGCCTGGGCAGCGATACCACCCCGCTATCATCGCCCAGGCAAGCGCCACCCTGGCGTGCATGTTTCCCGGACGCTTCTGGGCGGCCCTGGGCAGCGGTGAAAATCTCAATGAACACATCACCGGAGACCCCTGGCCACCCAAGAATGTGCGGCAGGAACGCATCGAGGAGTGTGTCGACATCATCCGGCGCATGCACGACGGCGAGGAGGTCACCCACCGCGGCCATGTGACCGTGGATCGCGCGCGATTGTGGGAGATCCCTGAGGTGAAGCCGCCGCTCATCGCTCCGGCAATCAGCGTTGAGACTGCTGAGCGTAGCGCCCGGTGGGCGGATGGACTGGTAACGGTCAACCAGGAACCCGCGAAGCTCGCCGACATGCTTGCTGCCTACCGAGGTGCAGGCGGCAGGGGAAAAGCGGTCCTCCAGGTGCACGTGTCCTGGGCGCCGACGGAACAGGAGGCTCTTGAGGTGGCACTTCGGCAGTGGGGGTCTAACACCCTGTCACCCCCAACGGCGTGGGATTTAGCCCGCCCCTCCGACTTCGAGGAAGCCACACGGGACGTCACCGAGGAGAAGCTTCGAAGCACCGTACAGATTTCGGCGGATCTCGCTGTCCACGCCCAACGATTGCGGGAGTTCGCAGACCTCGGCTTCGATGAGCTGTACCTGCACTACGTGGGGACGGAGCAGAAGCCGTTCATTGAGGCCTTTGCCGAGCGTGTTCTGCCCGAGGTCCGCTGATGCGCGTCACGGACACCTCTGACCTCTGGTGGAAGAACGCGGTCATCTACTGCCTGGATATCGAGACCTTCTGCGATTCCGACGGCGACGGCGTGGGGGATTTCGCCGGTGCTGCCCAGCGGCTGGACTATCTCGCAGAACTCGGCATCACGTGCGTCTGGTTGATGCCGTTCTATCCTTCGCCGCAGCGTGACGATGGGTACGACATCATCGACTTCTACGGGGTGGACGGGCGGCTGGGTTCCCTCGGAGACCTGGTGGAGTTCATCCGGACGGCGAAGGACCGCGGAATGCGCGTGATTGCGGACCTCGTGGTCAACCACACTTCCGATCAGCATCCCTGGTTCACGCAGGCGCGTTCCTCGAAGGACAATCCCTACCGCGACTTCTACGTCTGGCGATCGGATCCGCCGCCGGATACCTCCAGTGAGGTGGTGTTTCCGGACAAGGAGAACTCCATCTGGACCAAGGACCGGAAAACGGGCGAGTGGTACCTGCACCGCTTCTATTCGCACCAGCCGGACCTCAATGTCGCAAATCCCATGGTCCGTGACGAGATCGCCAAAGCGATGGGCTTCTGGCTGGAACTGGGGCTTTCCGGGTTCCGGGTGGACGCTGTGCCCTTCTTCCTTGAAACGAAGGGCATTGATGATCAAGCCGGGGACCCGCACGACTATCTGCGCAACCTGCGCCGGTTTCTCTCGCGGCGCACCGGTGACGCAGTGCTTCTCGGCGAGGTCAATCTTCCCTATGAACAGCAGGTCGAGTTCTTCGGT belongs to Arthrobacter tumbae and includes:
- a CDS encoding iron-containing redox enzyme family protein, which gives rise to MRSPEPRGVASTALLELLPQEPHAEGIETLQNAVGNGLGGSSGILADDDLQLTLFCLYELHYGGIDGAHPDWEWEPGPLAVRREIERDFESALRAAVDLPSLEPRDSDGVAAVLFELAAADTGPSVSRFVAKKATLEQAQEFLIHKSVYQLKEGDPHTWAIPRLNGRAKAAMVEIQADEYGGGRPDRMHSALFARTMRGVGLDDTYGHYVDAVPALTLASSNMMSLFGLHRRLRGAIVGHLAAYEMTSSQPNRLYGNGFRRLGFDEDVTWYFDEHVEADAVHEQIAGRDLAGGLVEAEPELLEDVYFGATAALALDGMLGEHIIATWEKGESSLRITAPART
- a CDS encoding TIGR03885 family FMN-dependent LLM class oxidoreductase, encoding MTLIGFHASHEQNTPSQLLEDVQLAEQAGFEAAMCSDHFEPWSRAQGHSAFAWSWLGAALATTRLRFGVVSAPGQRYHPAIIAQASATLACMFPGRFWAALGSGENLNEHITGDPWPPKNVRQERIEECVDIIRRMHDGEEVTHRGHVTVDRARLWEIPEVKPPLIAPAISVETAERSARWADGLVTVNQEPAKLADMLAAYRGAGGRGKAVLQVHVSWAPTEQEALEVALRQWGSNTLSPPTAWDLARPSDFEEATRDVTEEKLRSTVQISADLAVHAQRLREFADLGFDELYLHYVGTEQKPFIEAFAERVLPEVR
- a CDS encoding manganese catalase family protein — protein: MFFHKQELQFKSTPDKPDAVYARKLQEVLGGQYGEITVAMQYSFQAWNTHIPGKYRDLLFGIGSEEFGHVEMLATMIAQLLEKAPLGITDEAVQSDPAIAAVVGGTDMQQAIVAGAGARPVDSMGNPWSGSYITASGNLLADFTANANAEMQGRLQVARLYHMTDDHGIRDMLSFLLARDTMHQNQWIAAARELQEEGSESLPVPSNFPLNKEERSVSYQFQNFSDGKAAAEGAWASGPTPDGHGEFTYHEGPTTSAPMPPPTHPDSRFYGTTELPNTMEKMAGSMQDKLHKE
- a CDS encoding molybdopterin oxidoreductase family protein, coding for MSKKDRIAEPWGTRTPYASGEPWPVRVDMHLEEGLQAGDVDRWVQTASILHSNGDALDIAVKDDRIAGVRGRADDRVNHGRLGPKDLYGWQANSSPDRLTKPLIRKRGKLVETDWDTAMDRIVGKTRDLLDEQGASAIGFYTTGQLFAEEYYTLGIVAHGGLGTNHVDGNTRLCTATAAAALKESFACDGQPGSYTDIDHADVIALYGHNMAETQTVLWTRVLDRLAGPNPPQIICVDPRLTPVAKAATVHLAPRPGTNVALMNGLLHEIIANGWIDSDYIQAHAVGFSELEKRVKEYPPEVVEHICDVPADRIREAAGIIGRAERLLSTVLQGFYQSNQATAAAVQVNNINIIRGMLGKPGCGILQMNGQPTAQNTRECGGDGDLPAFRNWSNDAHVEDLAKVWNVDPMEIPHYSPPTHVMQMMRYVEDGSIRMLWVSGTNPAVSLPELQRVRSILTQDRLFLVVQDIFLSETAQLADVVLPAATWGEKTGTFTNVDRTVHISEKAVDPPGDAKSDLDIFLEYARRLDLRDKDGQPLVTWHDPESAFEAWKECTRGRPCDYTGITYEKLRGGSGIQWPCNEENPEGSERIYADGKFWSSPEYCESYGRDLVTGAPLEPDEYKAMNPEGKAIIKAAEYMPPHEIPSGKYPFQLITGRTLYHFHTRTKTARAPQLQAAAPEVWVEMSDHDAKAFGIAEGDLTRVSTPRGSVEAKVRISGIRDGVLFLPFHYGYWDTDGGHKPDKAGRAANELTITDWDPASKQPIFKTAAASIRKLKSGKGPSAAPTTTASAPIRPIGRETKGSHNAEVQETLNGAGTEGQR
- a CDS encoding SDR family oxidoreductase, with the translated sequence MSNASKDQYTFQNPVTRFPEISPPKQDQPEPGLDQNLEPQTDRGEESYRGTGRLEGRKALITGADSGIGAAVAIAFAREGADVALSYLPEEEADADEIVRLIEECGRTAVKLPGDIKDGEFCKDLVTRAVEGLGGLDILVNNAGKQIAVERLEDIDDEQLDHTFKTNIYSFFRITREALKHLPAGSSIINTTSIQAYNPSPTLLDYASTKAAINNFTKGLAQQLAPRGIRVNAVAPGPFWTPLQVSDGQPKDALPEFGKDTPLGRAGQPTELAPAYVFLASPESSYVLGETLNVNGGSPTP
- a CDS encoding glycosyltransferase, whose amino-acid sequence is MTPPAATYILPLRWTEDCGLAALAVYLGKVAQQAEVLVVDGSPDELFARHASALPPTVRHLRPRFTCRNGKVAGVLTGLAEASCERIIIADDDVRYDPPAFRRMMELLDEADVVRPQNYFLTLPWHARWDTGRTLLNRVLGSDFPGTVGVRRSTLRATGGYDGDVLFENLELLRTVRAAGGKQIRADDLFVGRIPPAAGHFRRQRIRQAYDDFAQPPRLLLELSLLPALILLVHRYGAIAFPAVAAVVVGLAETGRRRRGGRLVFNASAALWAPAWLAERMLTVWVALFLRLTGGVPYAGSKLPKAGNSVGALRRRHAEARFHRHSPPL